One Dama dama isolate Ldn47 chromosome 31, ASM3311817v1, whole genome shotgun sequence genomic window carries:
- the C31H3orf85 gene encoding uncharacterized protein C3orf85 homolog: MACKMLQAALCSTLLIGVLGAPFLLEDPANQFLRLKRHIYLQDYWKPDHSPNTWGNTLVEQAHETWTALKTTAQYYLNLSTFTLDMSTAQ; the protein is encoded by the exons ATGGCCTGTAAAATGCTTCAAGCGGCCCTGTGTTCAACATTGCTTATAG GGGTACTGGGAGCACCATTTTTACTGGAGGACCCAGCAAACCAGTTCCTACGTCTCAAAAGACACATATATTTGCAGGATTACTGGAAGCCAGATCACAGTCCGAATACGTGGGGAAACACGCTGGTTGAACAG GCTCATGAAACATGGACTGCTTTGAAAACGACAGCACAGTATTATCTGAATCTGAGTACTTTCACCCTTGACATGTCTACTGCCCAGTAA